One Triticum dicoccoides isolate Atlit2015 ecotype Zavitan chromosome 5B, WEW_v2.0, whole genome shotgun sequence genomic window carries:
- the LOC119309487 gene encoding hypersensitive-induced response protein-like protein 1 gives MGNLCCCVQVDQSTVAIREQFGKFDSVLEPGCHCLPWIFGKRVVGHLTLRLQQLDVRCETKTKDNVFVTVVASIQYRPLAGKESDAYYKLTNTRSQIQAYVFDVIRASVPKLNLDDAFVQKNDIAQAVEDELEKAMSAYGFEIVQTLIVDIEPDAHVKQAMNEINAAARMRVAANEKAEAEKIVQIKRAEGEAEAKYLSGLGIARQRQAIVYGLRDSVLGFSVNVPGTTAKDVMDMVLITQYFDTMKEVGASSKSSAVFIPHGPGAVRDIATQIRDGLLQGQSASDN, from the exons ATGGGCAATCTGTGCTGCTGCGTTCAAGTTGATCAGTCTACCGTGGCCATCAGAGAGCAGTTTGGGAAGTTTGACAGTGTGCTTGAGCCAGGATGCCACTGCCTGCCTTGGATCTTTGGGAAGCGTGTAGTTGGCCATCTCACACTCAGGTTGCAGCAGCTGGATGTGCGCTGTGAAACTAAGACAAAG GACAATGTGTTTGTTACTGTTGTTGCATCAATTCAGTACCGACCTCTGGCTGGCAAAGAAAGTGACGCATACTACAAACTGACCAACACAAGATCCCAGATTCAGGCCTATGTTTTTGATG TGATCAGGGCAAGTGTTCCAAAGCTCAACCTGGATGATGCTTTCGTGCAGAAGAATGATATAGCACAGGCTGTGGAGGATGAACTTGAAAAGGCTATGTCGGCATATGGCTTTGAGATCGTGCAGACCCTCATTGTCGACATCGAGCCAGATGCGCATGTCAAGCAGGCGATGAATGAGATTAATGCAG CTGCAAGGATGAGGGTGGCTGCAAACgagaaggcggaggctgagaaGATTGTCCAGATCAAGCGTGCCGAGGGTGAAgcagaggccaagtacctgtctggCCTGGGTATCGCCCGCCAGCGGCAGGCCATTGTGTATGGCCTGAGGGACAGCGTCCTGGGCTTCTCAGTCAATGTGCCTGGCACCACTGCAAAGGACGTGATGGACATGGTGCTGATCACCCAGTACTTTGACACTATGAAAGAGGTCGGCGCGTCCTCCAAGTCCTCGGCGGTGTTCATCCCCCATGGCCCTGGCGCGGTGCGCGACATCGCCACGCAGATCCGCGACGGT